Proteins found in one Massilia sp. H6 genomic segment:
- the moaA gene encoding GTP 3',8-cyclase MoaA, whose protein sequence is MAEKIIMINDLRSPQLAVPAQRDAPTGTLLDARGRPLHDLRISVTDRCNFRCVYCMPKEVFDKDYAYLPQGDLLSFEEIARVARIFIGHGVEKIRLTGGEPLLRKNLERLVGMLRALPTPSGRALDLTLTTNGSLLARKARALKDAGLDRVTVSLDALDDAMFRRMNDVDFSVADVLHGLDAAHAAGLGPIKVNMVVKGGTNDGQILPMARHFKNSPFILRFIEYMDVGASNGWNMDEVIPSSEVIRRIGAELPLAPASANYAGETAARWRYLDGGGEVGVISSVTQAFCHDCSRLRLSTEGKLYTCLFATHGHDLRGLLRSSRPDADLSAAVAQLWRARADRYSETRTIDATRLAPGAKRVEMSYIGG, encoded by the coding sequence ATGGCTGAAAAAATCATCATGATCAACGACTTGCGCTCACCGCAGCTGGCAGTGCCGGCGCAGCGTGATGCGCCCACCGGAACACTGCTCGACGCCCGCGGCAGGCCGCTCCACGACCTGCGCATCTCGGTCACCGACCGCTGCAATTTCCGCTGCGTGTACTGCATGCCGAAAGAAGTGTTCGACAAGGACTATGCTTATTTGCCGCAGGGCGACCTGCTCTCTTTCGAAGAGATCGCGCGCGTCGCCCGCATCTTCATCGGCCACGGCGTCGAGAAGATCCGCCTGACCGGCGGCGAGCCGCTGCTGCGCAAGAACCTCGAACGCCTGGTCGGCATGCTGCGCGCACTGCCCACCCCGAGCGGGCGCGCGCTCGACCTCACGCTCACTACCAACGGCTCGCTGCTGGCGCGCAAGGCGCGGGCCCTGAAAGACGCGGGCCTGGACCGCGTGACCGTGTCGCTCGACGCACTCGACGACGCCATGTTCCGCCGCATGAACGATGTCGATTTTTCGGTTGCCGACGTGTTGCATGGCCTGGACGCCGCGCATGCGGCCGGGCTCGGACCGATCAAGGTTAATATGGTGGTCAAGGGCGGCACCAACGATGGCCAGATCCTGCCGATGGCGCGCCATTTCAAGAATTCACCCTTCATCCTGCGCTTCATCGAATACATGGATGTGGGCGCCTCGAACGGCTGGAACATGGATGAAGTCATTCCTTCGAGCGAGGTCATTCGGCGCATCGGCGCCGAACTGCCGCTGGCGCCCGCTTCGGCCAACTATGCGGGCGAAACCGCGGCGCGCTGGCGCTATCTCGACGGCGGCGGCGAAGTGGGCGTGATCTCCAGCGTCACCCAGGCTTTCTGCCACGACTGCTCGCGCCTGCGCCTGTCGACCGAGGGCAAGCTCTATACCTGTTTGTTCGCCACCCACGGTCACGACCTGCGCGGCCTGCTGCGCAGCTCCCGTCCGGACGCCGACCTGTCCGCCGCCGTCGCCCAGCTCTGGCGCGCACGTGCCGACCGCTATTCGGAAACGCGCACCATCGATGCAACGCGCCTGGCGCCCGGCGCAAAACGGGTCGAAATGTCGTATATCGGCGGCTAG
- the glp gene encoding gephyrin-like molybdotransferase Glp → MDKKLITGLILAGGRGSRMGNVDKGLQPFRGSTMAQHVIDRLLPQVGSVMVNANRNIDAWLELAAPVWADETPGFAGPLAGLEAGLRHCVTPWLLAVPCDSPFLPHDLAVRLAAAAEDANADLAFAATQEPGMRAQAHPVFCLVRASRLPVLSQYLLEGGRRMDGWYKDLKAVEVLFDDLDAFRNINTLEELHGLDDTLPPTLAKVTSCLDGYDPDALPVRDAQRIIGDFVQPVRSVEKVALRSALGRVLAVDVISPIDVPAHDNSAMDGFALRGADLREDAPVSLRVIGTALAGNPSGLVPVSGQCVRIMTGGVMPDGCDSVVPQEFVKHDGDSIVLPAGVIRPGDNRRFAGEDLKAGSSALKAGRIVRPADLGLLASLGMPEVAVQRRLRVAFFSTGDELRSVGEPLGEGCVYDSNRYTIYGMLQRLGCDVIDMGVVRDDPDALEQALRSACENADAIITSGGVSVGAADYTKQVMAKLGDVTFWKIGMRPGRPLAFGRIKSNGRSAFLFGLPGNPVAVMVSFYFFAREALLRMMGAEAPLPLLRARSSVAIRKKPGRTEYQRGILATGADGQPEVRITGSQGSGILRSMSEANCMVVLHDEQGNVVSGDMVDIIPFEGLM, encoded by the coding sequence ATGGACAAGAAACTCATTACAGGACTGATCCTGGCGGGCGGACGCGGCTCGCGCATGGGCAATGTCGACAAGGGCTTGCAGCCCTTCCGCGGCAGCACCATGGCGCAGCACGTGATCGACCGCCTGCTGCCGCAGGTCGGCTCGGTCATGGTCAACGCCAACCGCAACATCGACGCCTGGCTGGAACTGGCAGCGCCGGTGTGGGCCGACGAAACACCCGGTTTCGCCGGTCCGCTGGCGGGCCTGGAAGCCGGGCTGCGCCACTGCGTGACCCCGTGGCTGCTGGCGGTGCCCTGCGATTCGCCCTTTCTGCCGCACGACCTGGCCGTACGGCTGGCCGCCGCAGCAGAAGACGCCAACGCCGACCTGGCCTTTGCGGCCACCCAGGAGCCGGGCATGCGCGCGCAAGCGCATCCCGTGTTCTGCCTGGTCAGGGCGAGCCGGCTGCCGGTGCTGTCGCAGTATCTCCTGGAGGGCGGCCGCCGCATGGACGGCTGGTACAAGGACCTGAAGGCGGTCGAGGTGCTGTTCGACGACCTTGACGCTTTCCGCAACATCAACACGCTCGAAGAGCTGCACGGCCTGGACGACACCTTGCCGCCGACGCTGGCGAAGGTGACCAGCTGCCTGGACGGCTACGACCCCGACGCGCTGCCGGTACGCGACGCCCAGCGCATCATCGGCGACTTCGTGCAGCCGGTGCGATCAGTCGAAAAAGTCGCGCTGCGCTCGGCCCTGGGCCGCGTACTGGCCGTGGACGTTATCTCGCCGATCGACGTGCCGGCCCACGACAATTCGGCGATGGACGGCTTTGCCCTGCGCGGCGCCGACCTGCGCGAGGACGCGCCAGTAAGCTTGCGGGTGATCGGCACCGCCCTGGCCGGCAATCCATCCGGCCTGGTTCCGGTCTCCGGCCAGTGCGTGCGCATCATGACGGGCGGCGTCATGCCGGACGGTTGCGACAGCGTGGTGCCGCAAGAATTCGTCAAGCACGATGGCGACAGCATCGTGCTTCCCGCCGGCGTGATCCGGCCGGGCGACAACCGCCGCTTCGCCGGCGAAGACCTCAAGGCCGGCAGTTCGGCCTTGAAGGCTGGCCGCATCGTGCGCCCCGCCGACCTGGGCCTGCTGGCTTCGCTCGGCATGCCCGAGGTGGCGGTGCAGCGGCGCCTGCGCGTCGCTTTTTTCTCGACCGGCGACGAGCTGCGTTCGGTCGGCGAGCCACTCGGTGAAGGCTGCGTCTACGACAGCAACCGCTACACCATCTACGGCATGCTCCAGCGCCTGGGTTGCGATGTCATCGACATGGGCGTGGTGCGCGACGATCCGGATGCGCTGGAACAGGCCTTGCGCAGCGCCTGCGAGAACGCCGACGCGATCATCACCTCGGGCGGCGTCTCGGTCGGCGCGGCCGACTACACCAAGCAGGTGATGGCAAAACTGGGCGACGTGACCTTCTGGAAGATTGGCATGCGCCCCGGACGCCCGCTGGCGTTCGGGCGCATCAAGTCGAACGGCCGCAGCGCCTTCCTGTTCGGCCTGCCCGGCAATCCGGTGGCGGTAATGGTGTCGTTCTACTTCTTCGCGCGCGAAGCGCTGCTGCGCATGATGGGCGCCGAGGCTCCCCTGCCGCTGTTGCGCGCCCGCTCGAGCGTGGCGATCCGCAAGAAGCCCGGCCGCACCGAATACCAGCGCGGCATCCTGGCAACTGGTGCAGACGGCCAGCCCGAAGTGCGCATCACCGGCTCGCAGGGCTCCGGCATCCTGCGTTCGATGTCCGAGGCCAACTGCATGGTGGTGCTGCACGACGAGCAGGGCAATGTCGTGTCGGGCGACATGGTCGACATCATCCCGTTCGAAGGCTTGATGTAG
- a CDS encoding group II truncated hemoglobin: MSETPILYDVMGGAARLRELVDRFYDLMALEPEFAAIHAMHPTPNDSSREKLFMFLSGWTGGPDLFVERHGHPRLRARHLGFAIGTQERDQWLRAMAWAMEDLGYDEALRMRLMQSFYQTADWMRNKAD, encoded by the coding sequence ATGTCTGAAACCCCAATCCTGTACGACGTGATGGGCGGCGCCGCGCGCCTGCGCGAACTGGTCGACCGCTTCTACGACCTGATGGCGCTGGAGCCCGAATTCGCTGCCATCCACGCGATGCACCCGACCCCCAACGACAGCTCGCGCGAGAAGCTGTTCATGTTCCTGTCCGGCTGGACCGGCGGCCCCGATTTGTTCGTCGAACGCCACGGCCACCCGCGCCTGCGCGCGCGCCACCTGGGCTTTGCCATCGGCACCCAGGAGCGCGACCAGTGGCTGCGCGCGATGGCCTGGGCGATGGAAGACCTGGGCTACGACGAAGCGCTGCGCATGCGGCTGATGCAGTCGTTCTACCAGACGGCCGACTGGATGCGCAACAAGGCCGACTGA
- the chrA gene encoding chromate efflux transporter — MQACPPLPLRTALLYWLKLGFISFGGPAGQIALMHAELVERRRWISEQRFLHALNYCMLLPGPEATQLAIYIGWLLHRTAGGILAGMLFILPALLLLIGLSWIYLVWGHLPAVTGIMNGIKPAVVAIVIAAAWRIGTRTLRNALLGAIAALAFIGIAVFGLAFPVILLAAALAGVIGGRLWPQRFQPGGAHAANRRHYGPALIDDDTPTPGHARLSLPHLLKVALGGIGLALAAWLALAALYGVDSTLARMGWFFSKAALMSFGGAYAVLPYVVQGAVGQYGWLSAAQMIDALALGETTPGPLIMIVAFVGFVGGWTGALFGPGALPLAGVAGALVAALFTFLPSFVFILAGAPLVESGRGQVRFTAPLTAISAAVVGVVASLAVFFGQHVFFAGGAPQPAAIGIGVAASIALLRYRLGPIPLIAACALAGLVLSYWHG; from the coding sequence ATGCAAGCCTGTCCTCCCCTTCCCCTGCGCACCGCCCTGCTCTACTGGCTCAAGCTCGGCTTCATCAGCTTCGGCGGTCCGGCCGGCCAGATCGCCCTGATGCACGCCGAACTGGTCGAGCGGCGGCGCTGGATTTCCGAACAGCGCTTCTTGCATGCGCTGAACTACTGCATGCTGCTGCCCGGACCGGAAGCCACCCAGCTGGCGATCTACATCGGCTGGCTCCTGCACCGCACCGCGGGCGGCATCCTGGCCGGGATGCTGTTCATCCTGCCCGCGCTGCTGCTGCTGATCGGGCTGTCGTGGATCTACCTGGTGTGGGGCCACCTGCCCGCCGTGACCGGCATCATGAACGGCATCAAACCAGCGGTGGTCGCCATCGTGATCGCGGCGGCCTGGCGCATCGGCACCCGCACCTTACGCAATGCGCTGCTGGGCGCGATCGCCGCGCTGGCCTTTATCGGCATCGCCGTGTTCGGGCTGGCCTTCCCAGTGATCTTGCTGGCCGCGGCGCTGGCAGGCGTCATTGGCGGGCGCCTGTGGCCGCAGCGCTTCCAGCCGGGCGGCGCCCACGCCGCCAACCGCCGGCACTACGGCCCGGCACTGATCGACGACGATACGCCGACACCCGGACACGCGCGCCTCTCGCTGCCCCACCTGCTCAAGGTGGCGCTAGGCGGCATCGGGCTGGCGCTCGCGGCCTGGCTGGCGCTGGCCGCGCTGTACGGAGTGGACAGCACCCTGGCCCGGATGGGCTGGTTCTTCTCCAAGGCCGCCCTGATGAGCTTTGGCGGCGCCTACGCGGTGCTGCCCTATGTGGTGCAGGGCGCGGTCGGGCAATACGGGTGGCTGAGCGCGGCGCAGATGATCGACGCCCTGGCGCTGGGCGAGACCACGCCCGGACCCCTGATCATGATCGTCGCCTTTGTGGGTTTTGTCGGCGGCTGGACCGGGGCGCTGTTCGGCCCGGGGGCACTGCCGCTGGCGGGCGTGGCCGGGGCGCTGGTCGCGGCCCTGTTCACTTTCCTGCCCTCGTTCGTGTTCATCCTGGCCGGCGCACCGCTGGTCGAATCCGGGCGCGGCCAGGTCCGGTTTACCGCGCCCTTGACCGCGATCTCGGCCGCCGTGGTCGGGGTGGTGGCCAGCCTGGCCGTGTTCTTCGGACAGCATGTGTTTTTCGCCGGCGGCGCGCCGCAGCCGGCGGCCATCGGCATCGGCGTGGCCGCCAGCATCGCCCTGCTGCGCTACCGGCTCGGGCCGATCCCCTTGATCGCCGCCTGTGCGCTCGCGGGGCTCGTGCTATCGTATTGGCATGGCTGA
- a CDS encoding PAS domain-containing sensor histidine kinase: protein MSRSLAFLQGGGQMGERIRQHDWASTALGSPETWPCSLRSAVALMNRIAQPAYLAWGPDQISFYNDRYLPILGSKHPMGLGQPAHALWAEIWDTLGPLNEAVLGGESLYFEEMPFTLDGQESGQRWFNFSYTPLLNDTGEIAGIYCLALETTEKVLTERKMLASRQALYRLNQSLEQQVSERTQERDRLWRNTQDVQVVIDVQGIFTAINPAFTSILGWLPEEVLGRSAFDFIVPDDDASQGALQHARQENLQTFQNRYRHKDGGVRWFSWVATPEAELIYASGRHITAEKEHLQALASAEETLRQSQKMDAIGQLTGGLAHDFNNLLAGIAGSLQLMQIRMQQGRFNEFERYIAMAQGASRRAAALTHRLLAFSRQQTLVPKPTNVNRLVADMHEFIQRTVGPSTPIEFVGVSDAWTTIVDASQLENALLNLCINARDAMPNGGRITIETANKWMDERAAKLQSMAEGQYLALSVSDTGTGMSKEVIARAFDPFFTTKPIGQGTGLGLSMIYGFAQQSGGQVRIYSELGQGTTVSIYLPRHHGNSIEETVASEIRTLQRSAQLATVLVVDDEPTVRMLLVDILNDLGYAWIEAEDSSAGLKILQSDARIDLLISDVGLPGGMNGRQMADAACISRPDLKVLFITGYAENAVLNNGYLAPGMAVLTKPFSIDVIADRIRSMIESGASSVSE, encoded by the coding sequence ATGAGTCGTAGTCTTGCTTTTCTTCAGGGCGGTGGTCAGATGGGCGAGCGCATCCGCCAGCACGACTGGGCGTCCACTGCCTTGGGTAGTCCCGAGACATGGCCTTGCAGTCTACGCAGTGCCGTCGCGCTGATGAACCGGATTGCCCAACCAGCCTATCTGGCCTGGGGACCGGACCAAATCTCGTTTTACAACGATCGCTACCTCCCTATTCTTGGTAGCAAACATCCCATGGGCCTCGGACAACCCGCGCATGCGTTGTGGGCAGAAATCTGGGACACATTAGGCCCACTTAACGAAGCAGTGCTCGGCGGGGAGTCACTCTATTTCGAAGAGATGCCGTTTACGCTCGACGGCCAGGAAAGTGGACAACGCTGGTTCAACTTTAGCTATACGCCACTTCTGAACGATACGGGCGAGATTGCCGGCATCTACTGTCTGGCTCTCGAAACCACGGAAAAAGTACTCACCGAAAGAAAAATGCTTGCAAGCCGGCAAGCGCTATACCGTCTCAACCAGTCGCTCGAACAGCAAGTCAGCGAGCGCACCCAGGAACGCGACCGCTTGTGGCGCAATACACAAGACGTTCAGGTCGTAATCGACGTCCAGGGTATTTTCACCGCCATCAATCCTGCCTTCACGTCGATACTCGGCTGGCTGCCTGAAGAGGTGCTGGGCAGGTCCGCGTTCGATTTCATCGTTCCCGACGACGACGCATCGCAAGGAGCGCTGCAACATGCCCGTCAAGAGAACTTGCAGACGTTCCAGAATCGCTATCGTCACAAGGATGGCGGCGTTCGATGGTTTTCGTGGGTTGCCACACCCGAAGCAGAGTTGATCTATGCAAGCGGTCGGCACATTACGGCCGAGAAAGAACACCTGCAAGCTCTCGCATCTGCCGAGGAAACCTTGCGCCAGTCGCAGAAAATGGATGCAATCGGCCAGCTGACCGGAGGGCTGGCCCACGATTTCAACAATCTGCTTGCAGGAATCGCAGGGTCCCTGCAACTGATGCAGATCCGTATGCAGCAAGGCCGGTTCAATGAGTTTGAGCGCTACATTGCAATGGCCCAGGGTGCATCCAGGCGTGCGGCTGCGTTGACACATCGTCTTTTGGCATTTTCACGCCAGCAGACGCTTGTGCCCAAGCCAACCAATGTCAACCGACTCGTCGCGGACATGCACGAGTTTATCCAGCGCACCGTCGGGCCCAGCACGCCCATCGAATTCGTTGGCGTGTCGGATGCCTGGACTACCATTGTCGATGCATCGCAACTCGAAAATGCACTGTTAAATCTCTGTATCAACGCCCGCGACGCCATGCCCAACGGTGGCCGCATTACCATCGAAACGGCCAACAAATGGATGGATGAACGGGCCGCCAAGCTACAATCCATGGCCGAAGGCCAATACCTGGCATTGTCCGTGAGCGACACTGGAACTGGCATGTCGAAAGAAGTGATCGCTCGCGCCTTCGATCCGTTTTTCACCACCAAACCCATCGGTCAAGGCACGGGACTTGGATTGTCAATGATCTATGGATTCGCCCAGCAATCCGGAGGTCAGGTGCGGATCTACTCTGAATTAGGCCAGGGAACAACCGTTTCCATTTATCTCCCTCGCCACCATGGTAATAGCATAGAAGAAACCGTCGCGTCCGAGATAAGGACTTTGCAGCGCTCGGCGCAGCTGGCGACCGTGCTGGTCGTCGACGACGAGCCAACCGTGAGAATGCTCCTCGTCGACATTCTCAACGATCTCGGTTATGCCTGGATCGAGGCTGAGGACAGTAGCGCAGGGCTCAAGATCTTGCAGTCCGATGCGCGGATTGATCTGCTCATTTCGGACGTGGGCCTGCCCGGCGGCATGAATGGCCGTCAGATGGCTGACGCGGCCTGTATCTCGCGGCCAGACCTGAAGGTACTGTTTATTACCGGTTACGCGGAAAATGCCGTGCTTAACAATGGTTATCTGGCTCCGGGAATGGCAGTCCTGACCAAGCCATTCTCGATCGACGTCATCGCTGACCGAATCCGTTCGATGATTGAGTCAGGTGCCAGCTCCGTGAGCGAGTAA
- a CDS encoding ABC transporter permease produces the protein MFRQSLRMTARDWRAGELRFLLVALIVAVAALSSVGFFIDRMRAGLNRDAHQLLGADLLVNADDPIQKTWREQARQRGLLVAETVTFQSMAQAGEGNAAAAQLAAVKAVEPGYPLRGQLGITTDPVQAGGAIGSKTRATPKPGTVWVDANLLPALRVGVGSSIVLGDKRFRIAQLIASEPDKGASFANFAPRVMLSLQDLAATGLVTDFSRATYRLQVASTSKNDMAAVAAFEKWLRADIAARNVRGVRIETLENGRPEMRATLDRADSFLSLVGLLSAMLAAVAVAMAARRFMQRHLDACAMLRCLGMTQNEVGALYLIEFALVGLAGSALGVVVGFGAHFILLEMIGGLLPPDLPPVSFLPALQGVATGLLLLVGFALPPVLQLRNVPHNRVLRREAAAPQPLALATYGLGVGVFLALLLWQAGDVKLALMTAAGFLGGLGLFALVAWMCLRLLRHLRGALRHQGWRFAITSLQRRPGATVVQVVSLSLGLMALLLLTVVRGDLMSAWRTATPPDAPNRFIINIQPEQAPGVERQLVGAGIKEVTLFPMIRGRLTAINGKQLTRDSFQSGEARRMAEREFNLSTTSTLPESNEVVAGKWFSDAPGAPAGMGEASVEEKLAQTLGLKLGDVMRFDMGGLVVESKVTSLRKLEWGSMRANFFVIINPQAMENAPRSYMTAFHLPEGRSTAAGGLTSSLTRAYPNLTVIDVSGIIRQLQDVLDQVVVAVEFLFMFTLASGVLVLYAALMGSQSERTREAGLLRALGATKGQLATAQRIEFILVGSVSGVLAASGAAAMGWALAEYVFKFPWRFEPGVWLAGVAIGVACALLGGWLGLRGVLRQPPLQTLREA, from the coding sequence ATGTTCAGACAGTCCCTTCGCATGACCGCCCGCGACTGGCGCGCCGGCGAACTGCGTTTTTTGCTGGTGGCCCTGATCGTGGCCGTGGCGGCGCTGTCTTCGGTCGGCTTTTTCATCGACCGCATGCGCGCTGGCCTGAACCGCGACGCCCACCAGCTGCTCGGCGCCGACCTGCTGGTCAATGCCGACGACCCGATCCAGAAGACCTGGCGCGAGCAGGCACGCCAGCGCGGCCTGCTGGTGGCCGAAACCGTGACCTTCCAGAGCATGGCGCAGGCCGGCGAGGGCAATGCCGCGGCTGCCCAGCTAGCTGCGGTAAAGGCGGTCGAACCGGGCTACCCGCTGCGCGGACAGCTTGGCATCACGACCGATCCGGTCCAGGCCGGCGGGGCCATCGGCAGCAAGACCCGCGCCACGCCCAAGCCGGGCACGGTCTGGGTCGACGCCAACCTGCTGCCGGCGCTGCGCGTGGGCGTAGGCAGCAGCATTGTGCTGGGCGACAAACGCTTTCGCATCGCGCAGCTGATTGCCAGCGAGCCCGATAAGGGCGCTTCGTTCGCGAATTTCGCGCCGCGCGTGATGCTGTCGCTGCAAGACCTGGCAGCCACCGGCCTGGTCACCGATTTTTCGCGCGCCACCTATCGCCTGCAGGTGGCCTCGACCTCGAAGAACGATATGGCCGCCGTGGCCGCGTTCGAAAAATGGCTGCGCGCCGACATCGCCGCCCGCAACGTGCGTGGCGTGCGTATCGAGACCCTGGAAAACGGCCGCCCCGAGATGCGCGCCACGCTCGATCGCGCCGATAGCTTCCTGTCGCTGGTCGGGCTGCTGTCGGCCATGCTGGCGGCGGTAGCGGTGGCAATGGCGGCGCGTCGCTTCATGCAGCGCCATCTAGACGCCTGCGCCATGCTGCGCTGCCTCGGCATGACGCAAAACGAGGTCGGTGCGCTGTACCTGATCGAATTTGCCCTGGTCGGCCTGGCCGGCAGCGCCCTGGGCGTCGTGGTCGGCTTCGGCGCGCACTTCATCTTGCTGGAGATGATCGGCGGCCTGCTGCCGCCCGACTTGCCGCCGGTGTCGTTCTTGCCAGCGCTGCAGGGCGTCGCCACCGGCCTGCTGCTGCTGGTCGGCTTCGCGCTGCCGCCGGTGCTCCAGCTGCGCAACGTGCCGCACAACCGCGTGCTGCGGCGCGAAGCGGCCGCGCCGCAGCCGCTGGCGCTGGCCACGTATGGCCTGGGCGTCGGCGTGTTCCTGGCGCTGCTGCTGTGGCAGGCCGGCGATGTCAAGCTGGCCCTGATGACGGCCGCCGGTTTCCTCGGGGGCCTGGGCCTGTTTGCCCTGGTGGCATGGATGTGCCTGCGCTTGCTGCGCCACCTGCGCGGCGCCTTGCGGCACCAGGGCTGGCGCTTTGCCATCACCTCGCTGCAGCGCCGTCCCGGCGCGACCGTGGTGCAGGTGGTGTCGCTCTCGCTCGGCTTGATGGCGCTGCTGCTGCTCACCGTCGTGCGCGGCGACCTGATGTCGGCCTGGCGCACCGCGACGCCGCCGGATGCGCCGAATCGCTTCATCATCAATATCCAGCCAGAGCAGGCGCCCGGCGTCGAGCGCCAGCTGGTGGGCGCCGGCATCAAGGAAGTGACGCTGTTCCCGATGATCCGCGGGCGCCTGACCGCCATCAACGGCAAGCAGCTCACGCGCGACAGCTTCCAGAGCGGCGAGGCGCGCCGCATGGCCGAACGCGAATTCAACCTGTCGACCACGAGCACGCTGCCGGAATCGAACGAAGTGGTGGCCGGCAAGTGGTTCAGCGACGCCCCGGGTGCGCCGGCCGGCATGGGCGAAGCCTCGGTCGAGGAAAAGCTGGCGCAGACGCTGGGCCTGAAGCTGGGCGACGTGATGCGCTTCGACATGGGCGGCCTGGTGGTCGAATCGAAGGTGACCAGCCTGCGCAAGCTCGAATGGGGTTCGATGCGGGCCAATTTCTTTGTCATCATCAACCCGCAAGCGATGGAAAATGCGCCGCGCAGCTACATGACGGCCTTCCATTTGCCCGAGGGTAGGAGCACTGCGGCGGGCGGCCTGACCAGCAGCCTGACGCGCGCCTATCCGAACCTGACCGTGATCGACGTGTCTGGCATCATCCGCCAGCTGCAAGATGTGCTCGACCAGGTGGTGGTGGCGGTGGAATTCCTGTTCATGTTCACGCTCGCCTCGGGCGTGCTGGTGCTGTATGCGGCGCTGATGGGCTCGCAATCCGAGCGCACCCGCGAGGCCGGCCTGCTGCGCGCGCTCGGCGCCACCAAGGGACAGCTGGCGACGGCGCAGCGTATCGAGTTCATCCTGGTGGGCAGCGTTTCGGGCGTGCTGGCCGCGAGCGGCGCAGCGGCGATGGGCTGGGCGCTGGCCGAATACGTGTTCAAGTTTCCGTGGCGTTTCGAGCCGGGCGTGTGGCTGGCCGGCGTGGCGATAGGCGTCGCCTGCGCGCTGCTGGGCGGCTGGCTGGGGCTGCGCGGCGTGCTGCGCCAGCCGCCGCTGCAGACCTTGCGCGAAGCGTAA
- a CDS encoding DNA recombination protein RmuC, with protein MEIIELLIVLAAIIIIALQLLLLQRARKASDNAGDGRHLERLERELRLELQSTAQATRQEMAGHMGQYHAAGVQQFDSMRQQMQLQSGSSREEQARALKRFADTLQQTLSNLTESNAQRMLEVRGTLETKIRDLQNDNAKRLEEMRQTVDEKLHATLETRLTESFRQVSERLEKVHQGLGEMQQLAIGVGDLKRVLTNVKTRGTWGEVQLEMLLEQVLTIDQYAKNVETVAGSGARVEFAIKLPGSVDGGPPLWLPIDAKFPKEQYERLLEAADRADGDGVARFGAELERAVRLEAKTICEKYVSPPQTTDFAILFLPTEGLYAEVMRRPGLSDDLQRTLRVSIAGPSTLSALLNSLQMGFRTLALEKRSSEVWQVLGAVKTEFTKFGDVLATTRATLEKAAKNIENAETRSRVMAKKLKSVEALPADAAQLLLGADRSDEDE; from the coding sequence ATGGAAATTATCGAACTCCTGATCGTGCTGGCTGCAATCATCATCATTGCGCTGCAGCTGCTGCTGCTTCAGCGCGCCCGCAAGGCCAGTGACAATGCCGGCGACGGCCGCCACCTCGAACGCCTCGAGCGGGAGCTGCGCCTGGAGCTGCAGTCGACCGCCCAGGCCACGCGCCAGGAAATGGCGGGCCACATGGGCCAGTACCACGCCGCCGGGGTGCAGCAGTTCGACAGCATGCGCCAGCAGATGCAGCTGCAGTCGGGGAGCAGCCGCGAGGAGCAGGCGCGCGCGCTCAAGCGCTTCGCCGACACGCTGCAGCAGACCCTGTCGAACCTGACCGAATCGAATGCGCAGCGCATGCTCGAAGTGCGCGGCACATTGGAAACCAAGATCCGCGACCTGCAGAACGACAATGCCAAGCGCCTCGAAGAGATGCGCCAGACGGTCGACGAGAAGCTCCACGCTACGCTGGAAACGCGCCTGACCGAATCGTTTCGCCAGGTGAGCGAGCGCCTGGAAAAGGTGCACCAGGGCCTGGGCGAAATGCAGCAGCTGGCGATCGGGGTGGGCGACCTCAAGCGCGTACTCACCAACGTCAAGACCCGCGGCACCTGGGGCGAAGTGCAACTGGAAATGCTGCTCGAGCAGGTGCTAACGATCGACCAGTACGCCAAGAACGTCGAGACCGTGGCCGGCAGCGGCGCGCGCGTCGAATTTGCCATCAAGCTGCCGGGCAGCGTCGACGGCGGACCGCCGCTATGGCTGCCGATCGACGCCAAGTTTCCCAAGGAGCAGTACGAGCGCCTGCTGGAAGCGGCCGACCGTGCCGATGGCGACGGCGTAGCGCGTTTCGGGGCCGAGCTCGAACGGGCGGTGCGCCTCGAGGCCAAGACCATCTGCGAGAAATACGTCTCGCCGCCGCAGACCACCGATTTTGCGATCCTGTTCCTGCCGACCGAAGGCCTGTATGCGGAAGTAATGCGGCGCCCCGGCCTGTCCGACGATTTGCAGCGCACGCTGCGGGTGTCGATCGCCGGTCCGTCGACCTTGTCGGCGCTGCTCAACAGCCTGCAAATGGGCTTTCGCACGCTGGCGCTCGAAAAGCGCTCGTCCGAAGTGTGGCAGGTGCTGGGCGCGGTCAAGACCGAGTTCACCAAGTTTGGCGACGTGCTGGCTACCACCAGGGCGACGCTCGAAAAGGCCGCCAAGAACATCGAAAACGCCGAGACGCGCAGCCGGGTGATGGCGAAAAAACTGAAGTCGGTAGAGGCATTGCCCGCAGACGCCGCGCAGTTGTTGCTCGGCGCAGACCGCAGCGACGAGGACGAGTAA